In Salmo salar chromosome ssa15, Ssal_v3.1, whole genome shotgun sequence, one genomic interval encodes:
- the mep1a.2 gene encoding meprin A subunit alpha isoform X2 — translation MGSVNAPWRITAFIAILVVFKVQAVPTRYGGDADAGELREDILDINSEADLNLFEGDIAGDPRRNAILDETRRWKFPIPYILTDSLELNAKGVIHQAFEAYRLKSCVDFKPYEGESTYISFTKLSGCWSFVGDDKVGQNLSIGARCDTKAIVEHELLHALGFYHEQSRSDRDDYVKIWWDQIIEGKEHNFNKYEDDFITDLNTPYDYESVMHYRPLSFNKNATIPTITTAIPAFNEIIGQRLDFSAVDLLRLNRMYDCTNTHTLLDQCSFELINICGMIQGETDEADWVQTLSSAEEPDHTLAGRCRDAGYFMRFDTSKATVGKSALLESRILYPKRKEQCLQFFYKMIGPAGDRLFVWVRTDDGTGNVCSVKKVHTITGDGDDSWNVAHVTLKVKERFRYFFQGMVGSNNNAEGAILIDDITLTETTCPSGVWRIQNFTGLLATTPAGGRIRSKPFYSAEGYAYGISLYPKGRDGTYPDYVGVTFHLCSGENDGVMEWPVINRQATVTAMDQDPDAKLRMSATRSFTTDTTNPYWVKPTSTSGAEWDTSSNCYRGSEYGWTTFLSHDQLHRRSFLKNDDLVIVADFDDLTHLLKMEVPVQPKSPSDDLSEEETPRQEKEMADVPKHRQARAVLSDPCSPDPCLNGGVCVVEKHGKATCRPRVIQRKSHIIPVAGCVVEECEISYDQPVPVPRAVCFLFKSAV, via the exons ATGGGCTCTGTCAATGCGCCATGGAGGATCACCGCTTTCATTGCAATTCTGGTTGTGTTCAAG GTGCAAGCTGTTCCGACACGTTATG GTGGTGATGCAGATGCAGGTGAATTGCGAGAGGATATACTTGATATCAATTCAG AAGCAGATCTAAACCTCTTTGAGGGAGACATTGCAGGTGAT CCAAGGCGAAATGCAATCCTGGATGAAACGAGAAGATGGAAGTTTCCCATTCCTTACATCTTGACAGATTCTTTGG AGCTGAATGCAAAAGGTGTTATTCACCAGGCATTCGAAGCATACCGCCTGAAATCCTGTGTGGACTTCAAGCCCTATGAGGGAGAAAGCACATACATCTCCTTCACAAAGCTGAGTGG ATGCTGGTCATTTGTAGGAGATGATAAGGTAGGACAGAACCTCTCCATAGGGGCGCGCTGTGACACCAAGGCCATCGTGGAGCACGAGCTCCTCCACGCTCTGGGCTTCTACCATGAGCAGTCACGCTCTGACAGAGACGACTACGTCAAGATCTGGTGGGACCAAATCATAGAAG GAAAGGAGCACAACTTTAACAAGTATGAGGACGACTTCATCACAGACCTGAACACGCCATATGACTATGAGTCCGTCATGCATTACAGGCCATTGTCTTTCAACAAGAACGCCACCATCCCTACCATCACCACAGCCATCCCAGCGTTCAATGAGATCATCGGACAGCGTCTGGACTTCAGCGCTGTAGACCTGCTCAGGCTAAACCGCATGTACGACTGCA CCaatacacacactctcctggacCAGTGTTCCTTTGAGCTGATCAACATCTGTGGTATGATCCAGGGTGAGACTGACGAGGCAGACTGGGTCCAGACCCTGAGCAGCGCTGAGGAGCCAGACCACACACTGGCAGGCCGTTGCAGAG ATGCTGGCTATTTCATGAGGTTTGACACATCTAAAGCGACAGTGGGGAAAAGTGCTCTTCTAGAGTCACGCATCCTCTACCCTAAGAGGAAGGAGCAGTGTCTGCAGTTCTTCTACAAGATGATTGGGCCTGCCGGGGACAGGCTGTTTGTGTGGGTCAGAACAGACGATGGGACGGGAAATGTCTGCAGTGTCAAGAAGGTCCATACCATCACAG GTGATGGAGATGACTCCTGGAATGTAGCCCACGTGACCTTGAAGGTCAAAGAGAGGTTCCGCTACTTCTTCCAGGGCATGGTAGGGTCCAACAACAATGCAGAGGGGGCCATCTTGATCGATGACATCACATTAACAGAGACCACCTGCCCCAGCGGCGTTTGGAGAATTcagaacttcactggcctgctCGCCACAACTCCAGCCGGAGGGCGCATCAGGAGCAAGCCGTTCTACAGCGCTGAGGGTTATGCTTATGGGATCAGCCTCTACCCCAAGGGAAGAGACGGCACATATCCTGACTATGTGGGTGTGACCTTCCATCTATGCAGCGGGGAGAACGATGGTGTGATGGAGTGGCCAGTGATCAACAGGCAGGCCACCGTCACTGCCATGGACCAGGACCCCGACGCTAAGCTGAGGATGTCTGCCACCAGAAGCTTCACCACCG ATACTACTAACCCATATTGGGTCAAGCCCACCAGCACCAGTGGGGCAGAGTGGGACACGAGCTCCAACTGCTACAGAGGATCTGAGTATGGATGGactacattcctctctcatgaCCAGCTGCACAGGAGAAGCTTTCTCAAGAACGATGATCTCGTCATTGTTGCTGACTTTGACG ATTTGACCCACCTGTTGAAGATGGAGGTCCCTGTCCAGCCAAAGAGTCCCAGTGATGACCTCTCAGAGGAGGAGACCCCCAGACAGGAGAAGGAAATGGCTGATGTTCCGAAACACAGACAGGCACGGGCCGTCCTTAGTGACCCGTGTAGCCCTGACCCCTGCCTCAAcgggggagtgtgtgtggttgAGAAACATGGGAAAGCCACGTGCAG GCCCAGAGTAATTCAACGCAAGTCACACATCATTCCAGTGGCTGGATGTGTAGTAGAAGAATGTGAGATATCATATGACCAACCC GTTCCAGTTCCAAGAGCCGTTTGTTTTCTCTTCAAATCTGCAGTTTAG
- the mep1a.2 gene encoding meprin A subunit alpha isoform X1: MGSVNAPWRITAFIAILVVFKVQAVPTRYGGDADAGELREDILDINSEADLNLFEGDIAGDPRRNAILDETRRWKFPIPYILTDSLELNAKGVIHQAFEAYRLKSCVDFKPYEGESTYISFTKLSGCWSFVGDDKVGQNLSIGARCDTKAIVEHELLHALGFYHEQSRSDRDDYVKIWWDQIIEGKEHNFNKYEDDFITDLNTPYDYESVMHYRPLSFNKNATIPTITTAIPAFNEIIGQRLDFSAVDLLRLNRMYDCTNTHTLLDQCSFELINICGMIQGETDEADWVQTLSSAEEPDHTLAGRCRDAGYFMRFDTSKATVGKSALLESRILYPKRKEQCLQFFYKMIGPAGDRLFVWVRTDDGTGNVCSVKKVHTITGDGDDSWNVAHVTLKVKERFRYFFQGMVGSNNNAEGAILIDDITLTETTCPSGVWRIQNFTGLLATTPAGGRIRSKPFYSAEGYAYGISLYPKGRDGTYPDYVGVTFHLCSGENDGVMEWPVINRQATVTAMDQDPDAKLRMSATRSFTTDTTNPYWVKPTSTSGAEWDTSSNCYRGSEYGWTTFLSHDQLHRRSFLKNDDLVIVADFDDLTHLLKMEVPVQPKSPSDDLSEEETPRQEKEMADVPKHRQARAVLSDPCSPDPCLNGGVCVVEKHGKATCRCAPGQATYYAGETCEKQHIDGRILGVLIGGATGTIVLTLAIFSVIRRVH; encoded by the exons ATGGGCTCTGTCAATGCGCCATGGAGGATCACCGCTTTCATTGCAATTCTGGTTGTGTTCAAG GTGCAAGCTGTTCCGACACGTTATG GTGGTGATGCAGATGCAGGTGAATTGCGAGAGGATATACTTGATATCAATTCAG AAGCAGATCTAAACCTCTTTGAGGGAGACATTGCAGGTGAT CCAAGGCGAAATGCAATCCTGGATGAAACGAGAAGATGGAAGTTTCCCATTCCTTACATCTTGACAGATTCTTTGG AGCTGAATGCAAAAGGTGTTATTCACCAGGCATTCGAAGCATACCGCCTGAAATCCTGTGTGGACTTCAAGCCCTATGAGGGAGAAAGCACATACATCTCCTTCACAAAGCTGAGTGG ATGCTGGTCATTTGTAGGAGATGATAAGGTAGGACAGAACCTCTCCATAGGGGCGCGCTGTGACACCAAGGCCATCGTGGAGCACGAGCTCCTCCACGCTCTGGGCTTCTACCATGAGCAGTCACGCTCTGACAGAGACGACTACGTCAAGATCTGGTGGGACCAAATCATAGAAG GAAAGGAGCACAACTTTAACAAGTATGAGGACGACTTCATCACAGACCTGAACACGCCATATGACTATGAGTCCGTCATGCATTACAGGCCATTGTCTTTCAACAAGAACGCCACCATCCCTACCATCACCACAGCCATCCCAGCGTTCAATGAGATCATCGGACAGCGTCTGGACTTCAGCGCTGTAGACCTGCTCAGGCTAAACCGCATGTACGACTGCA CCaatacacacactctcctggacCAGTGTTCCTTTGAGCTGATCAACATCTGTGGTATGATCCAGGGTGAGACTGACGAGGCAGACTGGGTCCAGACCCTGAGCAGCGCTGAGGAGCCAGACCACACACTGGCAGGCCGTTGCAGAG ATGCTGGCTATTTCATGAGGTTTGACACATCTAAAGCGACAGTGGGGAAAAGTGCTCTTCTAGAGTCACGCATCCTCTACCCTAAGAGGAAGGAGCAGTGTCTGCAGTTCTTCTACAAGATGATTGGGCCTGCCGGGGACAGGCTGTTTGTGTGGGTCAGAACAGACGATGGGACGGGAAATGTCTGCAGTGTCAAGAAGGTCCATACCATCACAG GTGATGGAGATGACTCCTGGAATGTAGCCCACGTGACCTTGAAGGTCAAAGAGAGGTTCCGCTACTTCTTCCAGGGCATGGTAGGGTCCAACAACAATGCAGAGGGGGCCATCTTGATCGATGACATCACATTAACAGAGACCACCTGCCCCAGCGGCGTTTGGAGAATTcagaacttcactggcctgctCGCCACAACTCCAGCCGGAGGGCGCATCAGGAGCAAGCCGTTCTACAGCGCTGAGGGTTATGCTTATGGGATCAGCCTCTACCCCAAGGGAAGAGACGGCACATATCCTGACTATGTGGGTGTGACCTTCCATCTATGCAGCGGGGAGAACGATGGTGTGATGGAGTGGCCAGTGATCAACAGGCAGGCCACCGTCACTGCCATGGACCAGGACCCCGACGCTAAGCTGAGGATGTCTGCCACCAGAAGCTTCACCACCG ATACTACTAACCCATATTGGGTCAAGCCCACCAGCACCAGTGGGGCAGAGTGGGACACGAGCTCCAACTGCTACAGAGGATCTGAGTATGGATGGactacattcctctctcatgaCCAGCTGCACAGGAGAAGCTTTCTCAAGAACGATGATCTCGTCATTGTTGCTGACTTTGACG ATTTGACCCACCTGTTGAAGATGGAGGTCCCTGTCCAGCCAAAGAGTCCCAGTGATGACCTCTCAGAGGAGGAGACCCCCAGACAGGAGAAGGAAATGGCTGATGTTCCGAAACACAGACAGGCACGGGCCGTCCTTAGTGACCCGTGTAGCCCTGACCCCTGCCTCAAcgggggagtgtgtgtggttgAGAAACATGGGAAAGCCACGTGCAG GTGTGCCCCTGGCCAGGCCACATACTATGCTGGTGAGACGTGTGAGAAGCAACATATTGATGGCCGCATTCTGGGCGTTCTGATTGGTGGAGCCACAGGGACGATCGTTCTGACTCTGGCCATCTTCTCAGTCATCCGGAGAGTTCACTGA